From the genome of Bos indicus x Bos taurus breed Angus x Brahman F1 hybrid chromosome 19, Bos_hybrid_MaternalHap_v2.0, whole genome shotgun sequence:
AGCAATATGGGCGGTAGCAGGCCGGGCGGTAGGAGATGGATGTCAAATATGGCTGCCTATAGGTGATGGGTCCAGAGCAGATTGGGCGGCAAATCGGGCGGTAGGAGATTGAAGTAGTACAGGGTTGTTTGCAAGAGCTGGGTATGTAGAAAGTTCGCGAGCAAGTTGGCTGGCAGACGGCAGATGCAGAAGACCCCGGGCGGCAGGAGAGAGGTCGGCAGGACGGAGGCTCACAGGAGATGGACCGACTGCGCTTGACTACGTAGCAGGTAGGTTGACATGGCCTGGGCACACAGACACTTGGTAAGCAGGGGCTGGGCTCAGAGCAGATGGGTTGGCagatgctggagacacagcaAGAGGGCTCTTGGCAAGTGCTGGAGACACAAGGTGGCTCACAAGGGCTTGAAACACAGCAGACCGGACGGACACAGATGGGCTCACAGACCAGAGACACACGTGTGGCTGACTGGCAGATGCTGGGCTCTGAGCAAGATGGTTCACAAGGACTGGAGTCACAGCAGGCAGACTGGCAGCTATTGGCCACAGAGCAGATAGATGGACAGCATCTGACACCAGAGGACACAGGCTGATAGCAACTGGGCTCACAGACCACTGGCTGGCAGCAGCTGGGTTTGCAGAGGATGGGCTGGCAGGAAGTGGGTATGCAGAAGACTCGTTGGCCAGGAGGGACCTCACAGCACACAGGCTGGGCACAGCTGCTCACAGAGCAAGAGGGCTCACAGATGGTGGCTTCACAGCTCACAGGCTGGGTACACCTGCTCACAGGACAGGCAGGCTCACAGATGGTGGCCTCACAGCTCACGGGGTTGGCACAGCTGCTCACGGGACAGGCAGGCTCACAAATGGTGGCCTTGTAGTACACAGGCTGGGCACAGCTGCTCACAGAGCAAGAGGGCTCACAGATGGTGGCTTCACAGCTCACAGGCTGGGCACAGCTGCTCACAGGACAGGCAGGCTCACAGATGGTGGCCTCACAGCTCACGGGCTTGGCACAGCTGCTCACGGGACAGGCAGGTTCACAGATGGTGGCCTTGTAGTACACAGGCTGGGCACAGCTGCTCACAGAGCAAGAGGGCTCACAGATGGTGGCTTCACAGCTCACAGGCTGGGTACACCTGCTCACAGGACAGGCAGGCTCACAGATGGTGGCCTCACAGCTCACGGGCTTGGCACAGCTGCTCACGGGACAGGCAGGTTCACAGATGGTGGCCTTGTAGTACACAGGCTGGGCACAGCTGCTCACAGAGCAAGAGGGCTCACAGATGGTGGCCTCACAGCACACAGGCTGGGCACAGCTGCTCACAGGACAGGCAGGCTCACAGATGGTGGCCTCACAGCTCACGGGGTTGGCACAGCTGCTCACGGGGCAAGAGGGCTCGCAGATGGTGGCCTTGTAGCACACAGGCTGGGCACAGCTGATTACGGGACAGGCAGGCTCACAGATGGTGGCCTCACAGTACACAGGCTGGGCACAGCTGCTTACCGGACAGGCAGGCTCACAGATGGTGGTCTCATAGCACACAGGCTGGGCACAGCCGATTACGGGACAGACAGGCTCACAGATGGTGGCCTCACAGCTCACAGGCTGGGCACAGCTGACTACGGGACAGGCAGGCTCACAGATGGTGGCTTCACAGCTCACAGGCTGGGCACAGCTGCTCGCAGAACAGGAGGGCTGACAGCATTGTGGGTCACAGCTGGATGATCCGCAGCTATCTTGACAAGTCACCAGTTGCCACGTCTGGCTCCGGCAGGAACTGGGCAAGCAAACAGGCCCTCTGTAGCTCACCTCAGTGGAGCAAAGGGAGATGGCTGGCACCGAGGGGCATTTCCTAGAGCAGCAGTTTCCAGACATGGTGGAGTTGCCTCTGCTCCCTTGCCAGTGCTGAGAGGTTGCTGCCTGACTGGGGCAGCTCTCCAGAGCCCTCACTTTTATACCCCCAACCCTGGCACGTGCTGTTTTGAGCCCCCACATCTTTTCCTCGTTGCTGTTTGGGCCAGTTTTCAGAGAAACATCTTATTATGCCACGGTTTGTTGATCTGGAAGCTGTTTACCTACCCATAAAGAAGCTATTTGTTTATTGACTTGCTAACTTTGGAATCCTTGGAGCTACGGGTCATCTTGAAATAAGCATCATCGCCTCCAAGCTGAATGATGTGCATTTCTGAGCATCAtgaacaaaggaagaagaaaggaacttATAATTTAACCATCTTCTAGTCCTTTGCACAGGCCCTGGGCAGAACACAGAGGGTGTCCACATGAATAAGACCTACTCACCCACTGTCATGGATCTCACTGTCTGATG
Proteins encoded in this window:
- the LOC113878332 gene encoding keratin-associated protein 16-1, with translation MSGNCCSRKCPSVPAISLCSTEVSYRGPVCLPSSCRSQTWQLVTCQDSCGSSSCDPQCCQPSCSASSCAQPVSCEATICEPACPVVSCAQPVSCEATICEPVCPVIGCAQPVCYETTICEPACPVSSCAQPVYCEATICEPACPVISCAQPVCYKATICEPSCPVSSCANPVSCEATICEPACPVSSCAQPVCCEATICEPSCSVSSCAQPVYYKATICEPACPVSSCAKPVSCEATICEPACPVSRCTQPVSCEATICEPSCSVSSCAQPVYYKATICEPACPVSSCAKPVSCEATICEPACPVSSCAQPVSCEATICEPSCSVSSCAQPVYYKATICEPACPVSSCANPVSCEATICEPACPVSSCAQPVCCEVPPGQRVFCIPTSCQPILCKPSCCQPVVSLAKSPLAVSPASANPSALSPAPAYQVSVCPGHVNLPATQPYLTSISYRPACYRPYCSILRRPACITSVPYRSVCSHLPYADSCKRDCKKSTSSQPDCADSTPCKTEVSEASPCQPTEAKPTSPTTHEAAVSQPAATKPTNC